TCCTGCCATCGCTGTTCGCCGTCGCCGATGTTGGTCGGCATGACGAGCGATATCGACGTGGTCGGCATGTGGGTCACCGCGGATGGGCACATCCGGCAGGAGTTGCGCGCCGACGGACGCTACGACGAAGCGCGCGGCGGACGGGCCAGCGCCTACACCGGTAGCTACACGGTGACCGGGAACCACCTCGAGTACGTGGACGACACCGGCTTCACCGCGACGGGCGAGATCCGCGACGACGTGCTCTACCACGAGCATCTCGTTCTCCATCGCGAGTCCGCCACCGGCGATCGTCGGGAGCAGGCACAGCGATGAGCGTGCCATCTACCGCCGGATCTCCAGCCATCACGACGAGAGAGGAAAGAGCACCCATGCCTGGACGGCTCATGGGCAAGGTCGCGCTGATCACGGGCGCGACCGGCGGCATCGGACGAGCCACCGCGGAAATGTTCGCCCGCGAACAGGCCCGTTTGGTCGTCACCGACATCGCCCAGGACACCGTGGAAGAGCTCGCCGCGAGCCTGGCGGACAAGGGCGCCGATGTGCTGGCGGCCCGGTTGGACGTCTCCTCGCCGGAGAACTGGAGCGAGGCGATCGAGCTCACCCGTCGGCACTTCGGCCGCCTCGACGTCCTGGTCAACCTC
This portion of the Saccharopolyspora antimicrobica genome encodes:
- a CDS encoding Atu4866 domain-containing protein, which translates into the protein MTSDIDVVGMWVTADGHIRQELRADGRYDEARGGRASAYTGSYTVTGNHLEYVDDTGFTATGEIRDDVLYHEHLVLHRESATGDRREQAQR